One window from the genome of Salvia miltiorrhiza cultivar Shanhuang (shh) chromosome 7, IMPLAD_Smil_shh, whole genome shotgun sequence encodes:
- the LOC130994306 gene encoding glutathione S-transferase T3-like → MDPRNFFEDSQNFSNSQDYYPNLDNIDSQVFGSGSNPQFPYDLTRENSTPENIHPTNTNTSNGPKGWNDQEDLALMYAWCTCSSDSIVGTNQNKATLWKRIRAMYEESRADNSRLMGEKRSIESLRNRYKRLNANVTKWVGAYEEAYARKSSGMSDADIEKEAQFFYGTTKFTHYEVFEKVMRHHPNWELKLGTERTRARAVDDEDDVDEDRGSFKKSRTTVEDENPNNSTSETPVSVTSTIRRPAGRDKTKAKRKGKAKMSQQSIISEDFTAELQALRIVREKETDAINRMGEIRMQSTLMMSKWNVLNTLLGKNNLSPQEESMKNRLMAELFP, encoded by the coding sequence ATGGATCCTAGAAATTTTTTTGAGGATTCTCAAAATTTCTCAAACTCGCAAGATTATTATCCTAATCTTGATAATATTGATAGCCAAGTTTTTGGATCTGGTTCAAACCCTCAATTTCCATATGATCTCACTCGTGAAAATTCCACTCCAGAAAATATCCACCccacaaacacaaacacctCCAACGGTCCGAAAGGTTGGAATGATCAAGAAGATTTGGCGCTCATGTATGCTTGGTGTACTTGTAGCTCGGATTCAATTGTTGGCACTAATCAAAATAAGGCCACTTTATGGAAACGCATTCGAGCAATGTATGAAGAATCTCGGGCTGACAACTCGCGATTAATGGGAGAGAAAAGAAGCATAGAGTCATTGAGAAATCGTTACAAGAGGTTGAATGCGAATGTAACTAAGTGGGTGGGTGCATATGAGGAAGCATATGCTAGAAAAAGTAGCGGCATGTCTGATGCAGATATTGAGAAGGAAGCACAATTTTTTTATGGAACAACTAAGTTTACGCACTATGAGGTTTTTGAAAAAGTCATGCGTCATCATCCGAATTGGGAGCTGAAGTTGGGCACCGAGCGTACGCGTGCCCGTGcagttgatgatgaagatgatgttGACGAAGATCGTGGCAGTTTCAAAAAATCAAGAACCACCGTGGAAGATGAGAATCCAAACAACTCCACCTCTGAAACTCCTGTAAGTGTAACTTCAACAATCCGTCGTCCTGCTGGTAGAGATAAAACAAAAgcaaaaaggaaaggaaaagcCAAAATGTCACAACAGTCAATTATTTCTGAGGATTTTACTGCAGAACTTCAAGCCTTGAGGATCGTACGTGAGAAGGAAACCGATGCAATTAACAGAATGGGAGAAATTAGGATGCAATCCACTTTGATGATGTCAAAATGGAATGTGCTTAACACGTTGCTGGGTAAAAACAACTTATCTCCTCAAGAAGAGTCCATGAAAAATCGACTTATGGCAGAATTATTTCCATAA